Proteins from a single region of Dysosmobacter acutus:
- a CDS encoding NAD(P)H-hydrate dehydratase translates to MLIATTAQMRELDRAAIEEWKIPSTELMERAAEGVAEAVLKELKGRPGKSAASIFCGTGNNGGDGIAAARLLARSGMQVRVFLVGGYEKMTEDAKEMTRRLSDAGVNLEQWRPDAELCQFVRRSQVIVDALFGVGLSRPIRDPVLVELVERINRAEALVVSADIASGVEADTGRILGTAVHADRTVAFTMPKAGHFAGEGKLCTGRLQIWDIGIPPALIRQGTYWTQSIDADYVSAVLPRRKPDGHKGAFGKASLIAGSVGYTGAPVLAAKAAVRTGCGLVTLGVPESIYAITAGKCDEPMPYPLPDTKGQFSKKALQSFRQRASGSDAVLIGPGVGRAPEAAWLMRSLLEELSVPVVVDADGINALEGHIDVLDRRKGRVTVLTPHDGEFARVGGDLSGGDRLGTAREFARAHGCYLVLKGHATVIASPEGTALINTTGNSGMAKGGSGDVLAGMIVSLLAQGAGPMAAAAAAVWLHGRAGDLAAQALTEYAMTPQDMIGRISAAFQSIRI, encoded by the coding sequence GTGCTGATCGCAACAACCGCGCAGATGAGGGAATTGGACCGCGCTGCCATTGAGGAGTGGAAGATCCCTTCCACAGAGCTGATGGAGCGGGCGGCGGAGGGAGTGGCGGAGGCTGTCCTGAAGGAGTTGAAGGGGCGGCCGGGCAAGTCCGCGGCCTCCATTTTCTGCGGCACGGGAAACAACGGCGGAGACGGCATTGCCGCCGCCCGGCTGCTTGCCCGCTCCGGCATGCAGGTGCGGGTTTTCCTGGTGGGCGGCTATGAGAAGATGACGGAGGATGCAAAGGAGATGACCCGGCGTCTCAGCGACGCGGGGGTGAATCTGGAGCAGTGGCGCCCGGACGCGGAGCTCTGTCAATTTGTGCGCCGCAGTCAGGTGATCGTGGACGCGCTCTTCGGCGTGGGCCTTTCCCGCCCCATCCGGGATCCGGTGCTCGTTGAGCTGGTTGAGCGGATCAACCGCGCAGAGGCCCTGGTGGTATCGGCTGACATTGCCAGCGGAGTGGAGGCGGACACGGGACGGATTCTTGGAACGGCGGTACATGCCGACAGGACAGTTGCCTTTACAATGCCAAAGGCCGGGCATTTTGCGGGAGAAGGGAAGCTCTGTACTGGACGGCTCCAGATCTGGGACATCGGGATTCCACCCGCGCTTATCAGGCAGGGGACCTATTGGACCCAGAGCATTGACGCAGACTATGTGAGCGCGGTTCTGCCCCGGCGCAAGCCGGACGGCCACAAGGGCGCCTTTGGAAAGGCCTCCCTGATAGCGGGGAGCGTGGGGTATACCGGCGCGCCCGTGCTTGCGGCGAAGGCGGCGGTGCGGACGGGCTGCGGTCTGGTGACCCTTGGGGTCCCGGAGAGCATCTACGCCATTACAGCTGGAAAATGCGACGAGCCCATGCCCTATCCACTCCCCGATACAAAAGGACAGTTTAGCAAAAAGGCTTTACAGAGCTTTCGGCAAAGAGCCTCCGGGAGCGACGCTGTGCTGATCGGTCCGGGTGTGGGCCGCGCTCCGGAGGCGGCCTGGCTGATGCGCAGCCTCCTTGAGGAGCTCAGTGTGCCAGTGGTGGTGGACGCCGACGGCATAAATGCACTGGAGGGCCATATAGATGTACTGGATCGCCGGAAGGGCAGGGTGACGGTGCTCACGCCCCATGACGGGGAGTTTGCCCGGGTGGGAGGAGATTTGAGCGGCGGCGACCGATTGGGCACCGCCCGGGAGTTTGCCCGGGCCCACGGCTGTTATCTGGTGCTCAAGGGCCACGCCACGGTGATTGCCTCGCCGGAGGGGACGGCGCTGATCAACACCACCGGGAACTCCGGCATGGCAAAAGGAGGCAGCGGAGACGTGCTGGCGGGGATGATCGTCTCCCTCCTGGCCCAGGGGGCCGGACCCATGGCCGCCGCCGCAGCGGCGGTGTGGCTCCATGGGAGGGCGGGGGACCTGGCCGCCCAGGCACTGACGGAGTATGCCATGACGCCTCAGGATATGATTGGCCGTATTTCCGCCGCCTTCCAAAGCATCCGAATCTGA